A part of Kitasatospora acidiphila genomic DNA contains:
- a CDS encoding tRNA adenosine deaminase-associated protein, which yields MAYFAAVLARTEDGWDVSETELDNVETLADLADLARESAQDDDTVLVFIEQEDTWFAVVRVDGEDDPRIFVSDAAAAARSSYGDVVLTEELVGRAGDSEFDDLDNLVTDLEDDDAELSADDEDDDDRPLTGPGGVPVGPLGDSELLTEFGVPAADLLELSGEGAEPGDALAELAEALGCGEVLEAVR from the coding sequence GTGGCGTACTTCGCTGCAGTGCTTGCTCGCACCGAGGACGGGTGGGATGTGAGCGAGACCGAGTTGGACAACGTCGAGACCCTGGCCGACCTTGCCGATCTGGCACGCGAGTCGGCGCAGGACGACGACACGGTCCTGGTGTTCATCGAGCAGGAGGACACATGGTTCGCCGTCGTCCGGGTGGACGGCGAGGACGACCCGCGCATCTTCGTCTCTGACGCCGCCGCGGCCGCCCGCAGCTCCTACGGGGACGTGGTCCTCACCGAGGAGCTGGTCGGCCGCGCCGGGGACAGCGAGTTCGACGACCTCGACAACCTGGTCACCGACCTGGAGGACGACGACGCCGAGCTCTCCGCCGACGACGAGGACGACGACGACCGCCCGCTGACCGGCCCCGGCGGTGTGCCGGTCGGCCCGCTCGGCGACTCCGAGCTGCTCACCGAGTTCGGCGTGCCGGCCGCGGACCTGCTGGAGCTCAGCGGCGAGGGCGCCGAACCCGGCGACGCCCTGGCCGAGCTCGCCGAGGCACTGGGCTGCGGTGAGGTGCTGGAGGCCGTGCGCTGA
- the upp gene encoding uracil phosphoribosyltransferase, with amino-acid sequence MRIHVVDHPLVAHKLSTLRDERTDSPTFRRLTDELVTLLAYEATRDVRTDEVEITTPVAVTTGTRLSYPRPLVVPILRAGLGMLDGMTRLLPTAEVGFLGMVRNEETLEASTYATRMPDDLSGRQVYVLDPMLATGGTLVAAIRLLIDRGATDVTAVVLLAAPEGVAVMEKELAGQPVTVVTAAIDQRLNEHGYIVPGLGDAGDRLYGTAG; translated from the coding sequence ATGCGGATCCACGTCGTCGACCACCCCCTGGTGGCCCACAAGCTCTCCACGCTGCGCGATGAGCGCACCGACTCCCCGACCTTCCGTCGCCTCACCGACGAGCTGGTCACGCTGCTGGCCTACGAGGCCACCCGGGACGTGCGGACCGACGAGGTCGAGATCACCACCCCGGTCGCGGTGACCACCGGCACCCGGCTCAGCTACCCGCGGCCGCTGGTGGTGCCGATCCTGCGGGCCGGTCTGGGCATGCTGGACGGCATGACCCGGCTGCTGCCCACCGCCGAGGTCGGCTTCCTGGGCATGGTCCGCAACGAGGAGACCCTGGAGGCGTCCACCTACGCCACCCGGATGCCCGACGACCTGTCGGGCCGGCAGGTCTACGTGCTGGACCCGATGCTGGCCACCGGCGGCACCCTGGTGGCGGCGATCCGGCTGCTGATCGACCGCGGCGCCACCGATGTGACGGCCGTGGTGCTGCTGGCCGCGCCGGAGGGCGTCGCCGTGATGGAGAAGGAACTGGCCGGGCAGCCGGTCACCGTGGTCACCGCCGCGATCGACCAGCGGCTGAACGAGCACGGCTACATCGTCCCGGGCCTGGGCGACGCGGGCGACCGGCTCTACGGCACGGCCGGCTGA
- a CDS encoding LytR C-terminal domain-containing protein, which produces MLTPHGMKGKQFRITGTSYPRLGPPPRRGRRVLMLVGSLLALALIALGGVQLVNIFTGKAKHGLAQACAHPLGKPLAAPVTGAPSASPSPSGSGSPSGSASPGALGTPLPAVTAVPSPQTVTVNVLNASDKNGLAARTADELKKRGFTVGKVGNAPGPLQNKVPGAAEVVGGQSGAAAAALLGAQVAGSATMNDGRSDGSVDFVIGSGFSQLLDQNAAATALAAAIKPSPSPSPQPGSC; this is translated from the coding sequence ATGTTGACTCCCCACGGCATGAAGGGGAAGCAGTTCCGGATCACTGGCACCAGCTATCCGCGGCTCGGCCCACCGCCACGGCGCGGGCGCAGGGTGCTGATGCTGGTGGGCTCCCTGCTCGCACTCGCGCTGATCGCCCTCGGTGGAGTCCAACTGGTGAACATCTTCACCGGCAAGGCCAAGCACGGTCTCGCCCAGGCCTGCGCCCACCCCTTGGGCAAGCCGCTGGCCGCCCCGGTCACGGGCGCGCCCTCCGCCTCGCCGTCACCCTCCGGTTCCGGCTCCCCCTCCGGTTCCGCCTCCCCCGGCGCGCTCGGCACCCCGCTGCCGGCCGTGACCGCGGTGCCGTCACCCCAGACCGTCACGGTCAACGTGCTCAATGCCAGCGACAAGAACGGGCTGGCGGCGCGCACCGCCGACGAGCTGAAGAAGCGCGGCTTCACCGTGGGCAAGGTCGGCAACGCGCCGGGCCCGCTGCAGAACAAGGTGCCCGGCGCCGCCGAGGTGGTCGGCGGCCAGTCCGGGGCCGCCGCCGCGGCACTGCTCGGTGCCCAGGTCGCCGGGTCCGCCACGATGAACGACGGCCGCAGCGACGGCAGCGTGGACTTCGTGATCGGCTCCGGCTTCTCCCAGCTGCTCGACCAGAACGCGGCGGCCACCGCGCTGGCCGCCGCCATCAAGCCGTCGCCGAGCCCCTCCCCGCAGCCGGGCAGCTGCTGA
- a CDS encoding type II toxin-antitoxin system VapB family antitoxin, with protein sequence MIFKRIGNGRPYPDHGRTSTRQWADVAPRPVRLDQLVTTKGQLDLETLLAEDSTFYGDLFAHVVKWHGDLYLEDGLHRAVRAALQQRQVLHARVLELD encoded by the coding sequence GTGATCTTCAAGCGCATCGGCAACGGGCGGCCGTACCCGGATCACGGCCGGACCAGCACCCGCCAGTGGGCGGACGTCGCCCCTCGCCCGGTGCGACTCGACCAGTTGGTGACCACCAAGGGCCAGTTGGACCTGGAAACCCTGCTGGCCGAGGACTCCACCTTCTACGGCGACCTGTTCGCCCATGTCGTCAAGTGGCACGGCGACCTGTACCTGGAGGACGGGCTGCACCGCGCGGTGCGGGCCGCGCTGCAGCAGCGCCAGGTGCTGCACGCCCGAGTCCTGGAGCTCGACTGA
- a CDS encoding GH92 family glycosyl hydrolase, translating to MRDRQFFAATRAPLAVAAALLVAGAAPPAVAHRAASPRTAISDPAQYVNPFVGTKPGGIDYGNGGGAGNTFPGATAPLGMMQWSPDTVTYQHGGYFYDDQRIRGFSLTHISGAGCGDYGNIPFMPFLGDTPVAHETFSHAHESAAPGSYAVTFDNGLRTELTTTQRSGMARFSYPAGQAASLLVDAGRAFNKASGSVTVGTDTISGYTDGGGFCGAGNHYRIYFTAHFDQPFAKAGTVRDGALDASRHTATGQSEGIAPQPPRSAQAQRLRQPTELVHPDAPATGSDAQAMVTFAPGSTVTARVGISFTSAAGAEANLDREQAGAGFDKLRDGVRSNWNDMLARIAVSGGTTQQKRTFYTALYHSLLSPCALSDVDGQYPGMDGQVHQNPDGKVQYADFSGWDVYRSQIQLLALLAPKEASDVAQSVLNQGAQAGYFDRWTLANGGTGVMVGDPLPMIAAEIHAFGGTDFDAADLLSRALDGRGNDKERPGHAVYDNQGFLPVNTPGEWGPAAGTLEYATADFALSQLAERLGDREDHDALLHASANWRNTFNADSKYIQPRTADHTWPSFNPNSGDNFAEGNGAQYTWNVPYNQRGLFDAMGGNASVTNRLDSFFQQLDAGPGAPYAYLGNEPSLFAPWAYDYAGRPDRTDDVVRSAVTTLFGDTPGGEVGNDDLGEMGSWAVWGMIGLFPMVPGRAELVLGSPLFQGITISRGNGAIIDIKARNASADARYVHGLRVGGQASTRPWVSADLVGQGGTLDFDLATTPDPSWGHDPKDAPPSFDVGPARAASGPITGLGGKCLDVDQGAGPTVQLWGCNGTNAQRWTLAGDGTVQAAGKCLDVDGSGTAAGTVVQAWPCNGTGAQQWWPRPDGSLFNPPSGRCLDDPQSRTDDGTRVQLWDCNGTGAQHWVMLNH from the coding sequence ATGAGAGACCGTCAGTTCTTCGCCGCGACCCGGGCTCCGCTAGCCGTGGCCGCCGCCCTGCTGGTCGCCGGAGCGGCCCCGCCGGCCGTCGCGCACCGAGCCGCCAGCCCTCGAACCGCCATCAGCGACCCCGCGCAGTACGTCAATCCGTTCGTCGGGACCAAGCCGGGCGGCATCGACTACGGCAACGGCGGCGGCGCCGGCAACACCTTCCCCGGTGCCACCGCCCCGCTCGGCATGATGCAGTGGAGCCCCGACACCGTGACCTACCAGCACGGCGGCTACTTCTACGACGACCAGCGGATCCGCGGCTTCAGCCTGACGCACATCTCCGGCGCGGGCTGCGGCGACTACGGGAACATCCCGTTCATGCCGTTCCTGGGCGACACGCCGGTGGCGCACGAGACCTTCTCGCACGCCCACGAGAGCGCCGCGCCCGGCAGCTACGCCGTCACCTTCGACAACGGCCTGCGCACCGAGCTGACCACCACCCAGCGCTCCGGCATGGCGCGGTTCAGCTACCCGGCCGGCCAGGCCGCCTCGCTGCTGGTGGACGCCGGGCGGGCCTTCAACAAGGCCTCCGGCTCGGTGACGGTCGGCACCGACACCATCTCCGGCTACACCGACGGCGGCGGCTTCTGCGGTGCGGGCAACCACTACCGGATCTACTTCACGGCCCACTTCGACCAGCCGTTCGCCAAGGCCGGCACGGTGCGCGACGGCGCGCTGGACGCCTCCCGGCACACCGCCACCGGGCAGAGCGAGGGCATCGCCCCGCAGCCGCCCAGGTCCGCCCAGGCCCAGCGGCTCCGGCAGCCCACCGAGCTGGTGCACCCGGACGCGCCGGCCACCGGCTCGGACGCCCAGGCCATGGTCACCTTCGCCCCGGGCAGCACGGTCACCGCCCGGGTCGGCATCTCGTTCACCAGCGCCGCGGGCGCCGAGGCCAACCTGGACCGCGAGCAGGCGGGCGCCGGCTTCGACAAGCTGCGCGACGGCGTCCGGTCCAACTGGAACGACATGCTCGCCCGGATCGCGGTCAGCGGCGGCACCACGCAGCAGAAGCGCACCTTCTACACCGCGCTCTACCACTCGCTGCTGTCCCCCTGCGCGCTCAGCGACGTGGACGGCCAGTACCCGGGCATGGACGGGCAGGTGCACCAGAACCCGGACGGCAAGGTCCAGTACGCCGACTTCTCGGGCTGGGACGTCTACCGCTCGCAGATCCAGCTGCTGGCGCTGCTGGCCCCCAAGGAGGCCTCCGACGTCGCCCAGTCGGTGCTCAACCAGGGCGCCCAGGCCGGCTACTTCGACCGCTGGACGCTCGCCAACGGCGGCACCGGTGTGATGGTCGGCGACCCGCTGCCGATGATCGCCGCCGAGATCCACGCGTTCGGCGGTACCGACTTCGACGCCGCCGACCTGCTGAGCCGGGCCCTGGACGGGCGCGGCAACGACAAGGAGCGCCCGGGCCACGCGGTCTACGACAACCAGGGCTTCCTGCCCGTCAACACCCCGGGAGAGTGGGGCCCGGCCGCCGGCACCCTGGAGTACGCCACCGCCGACTTCGCGCTCAGCCAGCTCGCCGAACGGCTCGGCGACCGTGAGGACCACGACGCGCTGCTGCACGCCTCGGCCAACTGGCGCAACACCTTCAACGCCGACAGCAAGTACATCCAGCCGCGCACCGCGGACCACACCTGGCCGAGCTTCAACCCGAACAGCGGCGACAACTTCGCTGAAGGCAACGGCGCCCAGTACACCTGGAACGTCCCGTACAACCAGCGCGGGCTGTTCGACGCGATGGGCGGCAACGCCTCCGTGACCAACCGGCTGGACTCCTTCTTCCAGCAGCTCGACGCCGGTCCCGGCGCGCCCTACGCCTACCTGGGCAACGAGCCCAGCCTCTTCGCCCCATGGGCCTACGACTACGCGGGCCGTCCGGACCGGACCGACGACGTGGTGCGCAGTGCGGTCACCACGCTGTTCGGCGACACCCCCGGCGGCGAGGTCGGCAACGACGACCTCGGCGAGATGGGCTCCTGGGCGGTCTGGGGCATGATCGGCCTCTTCCCGATGGTGCCGGGCCGGGCCGAACTGGTGCTGGGCAGCCCGCTCTTCCAGGGCATCACCATCAGCCGGGGCAACGGCGCCATCATCGACATCAAGGCCCGGAACGCCTCGGCCGATGCCCGCTACGTGCACGGCCTGCGGGTCGGCGGCCAGGCCAGCACCCGTCCGTGGGTGAGCGCCGATCTGGTCGGCCAGGGCGGCACCCTGGACTTCGACCTGGCCACCACCCCCGACCCGAGCTGGGGCCACGACCCGAAGGACGCCCCGCCGTCCTTCGACGTCGGCCCGGCCCGGGCGGCCAGCGGGCCGATCACCGGCCTGGGCGGCAAGTGCCTGGACGTCGACCAGGGCGCCGGCCCCACCGTCCAGCTGTGGGGCTGCAACGGGACCAACGCCCAGCGCTGGACCCTGGCCGGGGACGGCACCGTGCAGGCGGCCGGCAAGTGCCTCGACGTCGACGGCTCCGGCACGGCCGCCGGCACCGTCGTCCAGGCCTGGCCCTGCAACGGCACCGGCGCCCAGCAGTGGTGGCCGCGCCCCGACGGCTCCCTGTTCAACCCGCCGTCCGGGCGTTGCCTGGACGACCCGCAGAGCCGCACCGACGACGGCACCCGGGTGCAGTTGTGGGACTGCAACGGCACCGGCGCCCAGCACTGGGTGATGCTGAACCACTGA
- a CDS encoding HhH-GPD-type base excision DNA repair protein, translated as MAVTLRLAQQADADALLSRSPLALMIGMLLDQQVPMELAFTGPYTVAQRMGVAELDAGAIASRDPEEFAALFAAKPAVHRYPGSMAGRVQQLCRFLVERYGGQAEAVWRDAPSGAELLRRLNELPGFGPQKSQIFLALLGKQLGVRPAGWREAAGPYGEDGSHRSVADITDAETLLQVRSYKQQMKQAAKAKKKAGS; from the coding sequence ATGGCCGTCACGCTTCGTCTCGCGCAGCAGGCTGATGCCGATGCGCTGCTCAGCCGTAGTCCGCTCGCCCTGATGATCGGGATGCTGCTGGATCAGCAGGTGCCCATGGAGCTGGCGTTCACCGGGCCGTACACGGTCGCGCAGCGGATGGGGGTGGCGGAGCTGGACGCGGGGGCGATCGCGAGCCGGGATCCGGAGGAGTTCGCGGCGCTGTTCGCGGCGAAGCCGGCGGTGCACCGGTATCCGGGGTCGATGGCGGGCCGGGTGCAGCAGCTGTGCCGGTTCCTGGTGGAGCGGTACGGCGGCCAGGCGGAGGCGGTGTGGCGGGATGCGCCGAGCGGCGCGGAGCTGCTGCGCCGGTTGAACGAACTGCCCGGGTTCGGGCCGCAGAAGTCGCAGATCTTCCTGGCGCTGCTGGGCAAGCAGCTCGGGGTGCGGCCGGCGGGGTGGCGGGAGGCGGCCGGACCGTACGGCGAGGACGGCTCCCACCGCTCGGTCGCGGACATCACCGACGCCGAGACGCTTCTCCAGGTCCGCTCCTACAAGCAGCAGATGAAGCAGGCGGCCAAGGCGAAGAAGAAGGCCGGGTCCTGA
- a CDS encoding crotonase/enoyl-CoA hydratase family protein codes for MTALVLTATDGPITTLTLNRPEKLNALSYALIDELDAALDRVEADDTVRAVVLTGAGDRAFSAGADIGDLAASISGGTERALREVVRRGQGITRRIENFPKPVIAAVNGLAYGGGCEITEAAPLALAAAGATFAKPEITLGFPPPFGGSQRLPRHLGRKRALELILTGDPVDAARAAELGLVNAVVPAPDLLPAAHALAHRIIRHAPTAVTACLTAVTRGLNLPIDEALATEAAQFAATLPTPGVTEGLRRFLTRRRPH; via the coding sequence ATGACCGCCCTGGTGCTGACCGCCACCGACGGCCCGATCACCACCCTCACCCTCAACCGCCCGGAGAAACTCAACGCCCTCAGCTACGCCCTGATCGACGAGTTGGACGCCGCCCTCGACCGGGTCGAGGCCGACGACACCGTCCGCGCCGTGGTGCTGACCGGGGCGGGCGACCGGGCGTTCAGCGCCGGAGCCGACATCGGCGACCTGGCCGCGAGCATCTCCGGTGGCACCGAGCGGGCACTGCGCGAGGTGGTGCGACGCGGCCAGGGGATCACCCGGCGGATCGAGAACTTTCCCAAGCCGGTCATCGCCGCCGTCAACGGCCTCGCCTACGGCGGCGGTTGCGAGATCACCGAGGCCGCACCGCTGGCTCTGGCCGCCGCCGGTGCAACGTTCGCCAAGCCCGAGATCACCCTCGGCTTCCCGCCCCCGTTCGGCGGTTCCCAGCGCCTGCCCCGCCATCTCGGCCGCAAGCGCGCCCTGGAGCTGATCCTCACCGGCGACCCCGTCGACGCCGCCCGGGCCGCCGAACTCGGCCTGGTCAACGCCGTCGTCCCGGCCCCCGACCTGCTCCCGGCCGCCCACGCCCTGGCCCACCGCATCATCCGGCACGCCCCGACCGCCGTGACTGCCTGCCTCACCGCCGTCACCCGCGGCCTCAACCTCCCCATCGACGAGGCCCTGGCCACCGAGGCCGCCCAGTTCGCCGCCACCCTTCCCACTCCGGGGGTCACCGAGGGCCTGCGGCGCTTCCTGACCCGCCGGCGCCCGCACTGA
- a CDS encoding SCO6745 family protein, with protein MQPSPTLARRFWEAVEPLHALVYFTPEPAEAARAVGLTGWWRGYFAGRIAPLGALGGPAAAALFFAFSPVKTGYALPAAWTQAAPEKVLDARLDAVRSALDRTLPTDRTGLDELVDLLERAVEGCAFEGRPLAAAWSDVPRPADPLGRLWLAATVLREHRGDGHVIAVTHAGLTGLEAGLTHVATGAVPADLIQRSRGWTDAEWDGARRRLVARGLLDRGGRLTKSGGTLRRELETATDRLAADPVMLLGESGLTRAIELAAPLSRHLIDSQVVPLPNPIGVPRP; from the coding sequence ATGCAGCCCAGCCCCACCCTCGCCCGCCGCTTCTGGGAGGCGGTCGAGCCGCTGCACGCCCTGGTCTACTTCACCCCGGAGCCGGCCGAGGCGGCCCGCGCGGTCGGCCTCACCGGCTGGTGGCGGGGCTATTTCGCGGGCCGGATCGCACCGCTCGGCGCCCTCGGCGGTCCGGCCGCCGCCGCGCTCTTCTTCGCCTTCTCCCCCGTCAAGACCGGCTACGCGCTGCCCGCCGCCTGGACCCAGGCCGCCCCCGAGAAGGTGCTCGACGCCCGGCTGGACGCGGTCCGCTCGGCCCTGGACCGCACCCTGCCCACCGATCGCACCGGCCTGGACGAACTGGTCGACCTCCTGGAACGGGCGGTCGAGGGCTGCGCCTTCGAGGGCCGGCCACTGGCCGCCGCCTGGTCCGACGTACCCCGGCCGGCTGACCCGCTCGGCCGGCTCTGGCTCGCCGCCACCGTGCTGCGCGAACACCGCGGTGACGGCCATGTGATCGCCGTGACCCACGCCGGCCTGACCGGCCTGGAAGCCGGGCTCACCCATGTGGCCACCGGCGCCGTCCCGGCCGACCTGATCCAGCGCAGCCGCGGCTGGACCGACGCGGAATGGGACGGCGCCCGCCGCCGCCTGGTGGCCCGCGGCCTGCTGGACCGCGGCGGCCGGCTCACCAAGTCCGGCGGCACCCTCCGCCGGGAGCTGGAGACCGCCACCGACCGGCTGGCCGCGGACCCGGTGATGCTGCTCGGCGAGTCCGGCCTCACCCGGGCCATCGAGCTGGCCGCCCCGCTCAGCCGCCATCTGATCGACAGCCAGGTGGTCCCGCTCCCCAACCCGATCGGCGTCCCCCGCCCCTGA
- a CDS encoding aminotransferase-like domain-containing protein, translated as MDQDLGWWTRIALDGWQQRPGPRYRQIAEAAAAAVQRRLAVPGDRLPPERLLADALAVSRGTVVRAYERLVENGLVERRQGAGTYVSRRPAWTRDRSAVPSGRVPAPDVELIDLSLPVPAGTGHLPAVGAFPPLDGYGHGVHPAGLPELRTALAEQLTHRLRLPTEADQLIITAGSQQALALLATALSAPGRTVLTGCPTRPGLAELVAARQASVVGVPLGPEQQLDVAALARAGRRTPSPVLYLDAAAHRLAGTRRAELLAVVRRSSGVLIEDLSQLGLGGFEVEPGGAQVGLDGQVGVGGSQVGSGGAQVGVGGSQVGSGGAQVGLDGGVPLAALDEGVVAVGSLSATFWAGLRIGWLRAPAPLHERLLRLRGLADLAPSVPAQLLARELLAAAGPAWHRELGRALRERRELLLRLLAEQLPGWRAQPSPAGLALWAWPPVADSTTFAHLAAARFGVLTTPGAAACADGRHLAGLRLGYAQAPDTLEAAVDRLRAAWEEHSRQLAASR; from the coding sequence ATGGACCAGGATCTGGGCTGGTGGACGCGGATCGCCCTGGACGGCTGGCAGCAGCGTCCCGGCCCGCGCTACCGGCAGATCGCCGAGGCCGCCGCGGCGGCGGTCCAGCGTCGCCTGGCGGTGCCGGGCGACCGGCTGCCACCCGAGCGGCTGCTGGCCGACGCCCTGGCGGTCAGCCGCGGCACCGTGGTCCGCGCTTATGAGCGGCTGGTCGAGAACGGCCTGGTGGAGCGGCGCCAGGGAGCCGGGACCTACGTCAGCCGGCGTCCGGCCTGGACACGCGACCGGTCGGCGGTGCCCTCCGGTCGGGTGCCGGCACCGGACGTCGAACTGATCGACCTCTCGCTCCCGGTACCGGCGGGCACCGGACATCTGCCCGCGGTCGGTGCGTTCCCGCCGCTGGACGGCTACGGCCACGGGGTGCACCCGGCCGGTCTGCCCGAGCTGCGGACGGCGCTGGCCGAGCAGCTGACGCACCGGCTGCGGCTGCCCACCGAGGCCGATCAGCTGATCATCACGGCGGGCAGTCAGCAGGCGCTGGCGCTGCTGGCCACCGCGCTGTCGGCACCGGGGCGGACCGTGCTCACCGGGTGCCCGACCCGCCCGGGGCTGGCCGAGCTGGTCGCGGCGCGGCAGGCGAGCGTGGTGGGCGTGCCGCTGGGCCCGGAGCAGCAACTGGACGTGGCGGCGCTGGCCCGGGCCGGGCGGCGGACACCGTCGCCGGTGCTGTACCTGGACGCCGCGGCCCACCGACTGGCCGGCACCCGCCGGGCCGAGCTGCTGGCGGTCGTTCGGCGGTCCTCGGGCGTGCTGATCGAGGACCTGTCGCAGCTGGGGCTGGGCGGCTTCGAGGTGGAGCCGGGCGGGGCGCAGGTGGGTTTGGACGGCCAGGTGGGGGTCGGTGGTTCCCAGGTGGGTTCCGGCGGGGCTCAGGTGGGGGTGGGTGGCTCCCAGGTGGGTTCCGGCGGGGCTCAGGTGGGGTTGGATGGCGGGGTGCCGCTGGCCGCGCTCGATGAGGGGGTGGTGGCCGTGGGTTCGCTGTCAGCCACCTTCTGGGCCGGACTGCGGATCGGGTGGCTGCGGGCCCCCGCTCCGCTGCACGAGCGGTTGCTGCGGCTGCGGGGCCTGGCCGACCTCGCCCCGTCCGTCCCGGCGCAGCTGCTGGCCCGGGAGCTGCTGGCCGCCGCCGGCCCGGCCTGGCACCGGGAGCTCGGCCGGGCACTGCGGGAGCGCCGGGAGCTGCTGCTGCGCCTGCTCGCCGAGCAGTTGCCGGGCTGGCGGGCGCAGCCTTCGCCGGCCGGGCTGGCGCTCTGGGCCTGGCCGCCGGTCGCCGACAGCACCACCTTCGCCCACCTGGCCGCCGCCCGGTTCGGGGTGCTGACCACCCCCGGGGCTGCGGCCTGTGCGGACGGCCGCCATCTGGCCGGCCTGCGGCTGGGCTATGCGCAGGCCCCGGACACCTTGGAGGCCGCCGTGGACCGGCTGCGGGCGGCGTGGGAGGAGCACAGCCGCCAGCTGGCGGCAAGCCGCTGA
- a CDS encoding amino acid permease, which translates to MSTEAPKRSAATAESGGNPDQQLKAGLKNRHLSMIAIGGVIGAGLFVGSGAGIAATGPGILLSYGLAGVLVVLVMRMLGEMAAADPQSGSFSAYADRALGRWAGFTIGWLYWFFWVVVLAVEATAGAKILNGWLPAVPQWAFALLVMAVLTGTNLFSVSSYGEFEFWFAGIKVVAIAAFIVVGVLAMFGLLPGTHAVGSANLVGHGGFLPHGVGAVFTGMLTVVFAFMGSEIVTLAAGESEDPEKAVTKATNSVIWRIGVFYLGSIFIVVTLLPWNSASVKSSPYVAVLEHVGIPGAAQVMNVIVLTAVLSCLNSGLYTASRMAFSLGRRGDAPAAFARVTGRGVPRTAILASVVFGFIAVFFNYTSPNTVFQFLLNSSGAVALFVWLVICFSQLRMRRIIEREAPERLTVRMWLYPYLTWVAIGLIAFVVVYMFTTHDGRVQMILSLVAAAVVLIAAQVVQRRRKAVVADKADEVL; encoded by the coding sequence ATGAGCACGGAAGCCCCGAAGCGCTCAGCGGCCACGGCCGAGTCCGGTGGGAACCCGGACCAGCAGCTGAAGGCCGGACTGAAGAACCGCCACCTGTCCATGATCGCCATCGGTGGGGTGATCGGCGCCGGCCTGTTCGTGGGCTCCGGCGCCGGCATCGCCGCCACCGGTCCGGGCATCCTGCTGTCCTACGGGCTCGCCGGTGTGCTGGTGGTCCTGGTGATGCGGATGCTCGGGGAGATGGCAGCGGCCGACCCGCAGAGCGGCTCGTTCTCCGCCTACGCCGACCGGGCGCTGGGTCGCTGGGCCGGTTTCACCATCGGGTGGTTGTACTGGTTCTTCTGGGTGGTCGTGCTGGCGGTGGAGGCCACGGCGGGTGCCAAGATCCTCAACGGCTGGCTGCCCGCCGTGCCGCAATGGGCCTTCGCGCTGCTGGTGATGGCGGTGCTCACCGGGACCAACCTGTTCTCCGTCTCGTCCTACGGTGAGTTCGAGTTCTGGTTCGCCGGGATCAAGGTGGTGGCGATCGCCGCCTTCATCGTGGTCGGCGTGCTGGCCATGTTCGGCCTGCTGCCCGGCACGCATGCCGTCGGCAGCGCCAACCTGGTCGGCCACGGCGGCTTCCTGCCGCACGGTGTCGGGGCGGTCTTCACCGGCATGCTCACCGTGGTCTTCGCCTTCATGGGCAGTGAGATCGTCACGCTGGCCGCGGGCGAGTCGGAGGACCCGGAGAAGGCCGTGACCAAGGCTACCAACAGCGTGATCTGGCGGATCGGCGTCTTCTACCTCGGTTCGATCTTCATCGTGGTCACCCTGCTGCCGTGGAACTCCGCCTCGGTCAAGAGCAGCCCCTATGTGGCGGTGCTGGAGCACGTCGGCATCCCGGGCGCGGCCCAGGTGATGAACGTCATCGTGCTGACCGCCGTGCTCTCCTGCCTCAACTCCGGCCTCTACACGGCCTCCCGGATGGCCTTCTCGCTCGGCCGTCGCGGTGACGCCCCGGCCGCCTTCGCCCGGGTGACCGGTCGGGGTGTGCCGCGGACCGCGATCCTGGCGTCGGTGGTCTTCGGCTTCATCGCGGTGTTCTTCAACTACACCTCGCCCAACACCGTCTTCCAGTTCCTGCTGAACTCCTCGGGCGCGGTGGCGCTCTTCGTCTGGCTGGTGATCTGCTTCTCGCAGCTGCGGATGCGGCGGATCATCGAGCGCGAGGCACCCGAGCGGCTGACCGTGCGGATGTGGCTCTACCCGTATCTGACCTGGGTGGCGATCGGCCTGATCGCCTTCGTGGTGGTCTACATGTTCACCACGCACGACGGCCGGGTGCAGATGATCCTCTCGCTGGTGGCCGCCGCGGTGGTGCTGATCGCCGCGCAGGTGGTGCAGCGGCGGCGGAAGGCCGTCGTGGCGGACAAGGCGGACGAGGTCCTGTAG